The stretch of DNA TGACGCTGTAGGGCGAGATGAACGGGATGGGGAAGATGACGATGTCGCTCTGCCCCTGCACCGGCACCGAGTACTGCTTCCAGCTCGTCTCCAGCGTCTTGACGTGCACGGGCTCGGTGGCCCCGGCGTACACGCCCGTGACGTCATAGGGCGCGGGGATGGCGTTGAGCACCTTGCGGGCCACCGCGCGCGGCATCTTCCCCAGCGCGAAGCGCATCGCCTGGAACTTCAGCCGGTCCGCCTCGGTGTAGTCCTCTTCCTTCTTGGCCAGGAAGTCCGTGGGGGCGCCGAACATGCGGTTGTTCAGCGTGGTCTCGATGTGGAAGACCTTCAGGTGCTTGTCGATGACCGTGCCGATGCGCGAGTTGCTCTTGTAGAGCGCGCTCGCCTTGGGCTCCATGTAGCTGTCGGAGTCCCGGATGGTCTTCGGGTTGTGGTGCGCCTGGAGCGAGGCGTAGTTCGTCACGCCGGTGCCCATGGACTTGTGCCCGCCGTTCATGGGCACGAAGTTCACGTTCACGTAGACGATGAGGTCGCTCTCGGCCACGCGCCGGTTGACGGCCACCACCTCGTTGTGGGCGGTGCGCTCCAGCTCGGTGATGCCGTCGGGGTCTTCCGCGTCGTGGTTGTAGTAGCGGTCCGGGTAGTAGGCGTCGAAGATCTTCGTGCCCACCATGCGCCGCATCTCGCCCTCGGTCATGCGGCGGTGCAGGGCGTTGGCGATGAGCAGGTGGATGTCGTCCACGCCGCTGTCGGCGGCCAGCTCCAGGACGATCTCCAGGATGCTCTGCCGCACGTCCGGGGTGACCATGGGCGGCAGCGGCACCGAGATGTCGTCGATGACGCAGGTGAGCTTCATGCCCGGGCGCAGCAGGGCGTGCAGCGGGTCCATGCCCTCCGGGTGGTTGATGGCCCAGCGGATGGCGGCCTTGACGTTGGGCACCCCCTCCATGGGGGGACG from Stigmatella aurantiaca encodes:
- a CDS encoding lactate racemase domain-containing protein — its product is MRPIKTLQKLHDEESQVVITEKGSPPRALFSGENFLLEDLPVGTRVIFPRPPMEGVPNVKAAIRWAINHPEGMDPLHALLRPGMKLTCVIDDISVPLPPMVTPDVRQSILEIVLELAADSGVDDIHLLIANALHRRMTEGEMRRMVGTKIFDAYYPDRYYNHDAEDPDGITELERTAHNEVVAVNRRVAESDLIVYVNVNFVPMNGGHKSMGTGVTNYASLQAHHNPKTIRDSDSYMEPKASALYKSNSRIGTVIDKHLKVFHIETTLNNRMFGAPTDFLAKKEEDYTEADRLKFQAMRFALGKMPRAVARKVLNAIPAPYDVTGVYAGATEPVHVKTLETSWKQYSVPVQGQSDIVIFPIPFISPYSVNSILNPLLVQVMGLGYFFNLNRGIPLVKKGGVLILLHPAYDEFDPEHHPSYIEFFNRILPETRDSMKLQHKYEREFAENPSYVHLYRKGNAYHGVHPFYMWYWGENGRQHVGKVIVAGAENNHVPALLGWDRTDTLTEAIEEARGFMGRSATISLLRIAPTLLADVKL